A genomic window from bacterium includes:
- a CDS encoding AMP-binding protein: MLIQDVLEHNARIYPSRVALVAAREEVTYRELRDRVGGYAAVLRSGGIGKGDRVAILAQNSVLYLEALFAVTRAGAALVPMNHLLIGRELIGILKDADVKALLFTEEFRGRVGEIRPSLPGIGCFVRIDDPNLPRTGGDKPPDPSPPVLETDIALVIYDGGVSSRPRGAMLSHRNLLAASASSALELSLSRNDVFLSCAYLPFLGGTGRLLRFLYVGATIVLQPEFDPEEALRAIERRSVTRVLLTPTMMAQILAFPSAGKFNLSTLRTVLYGGAVIPLDLLKRAIRFFRCGLVQSHGQVESAGFLTVLHEEDHTLDESVPYMRKLMSVGKETIGVEVRVVDGNGLEIAPNEVGEIVARGPNIFAGYRNDPDLTAKVLRDGWLRTGDVASIDEEGYIYIVDRKRDTLTVEGISISPREIEDILCEHPAVKEAAVVPQPDYTMGEVPVAVVVLREGASVDPEEILRHCRRNMAPFKVPRKIEFVQALPRNAQGKVLKARLRDQASRHPR; the protein is encoded by the coding sequence TTGCTCATCCAGGACGTCCTCGAGCACAACGCCCGCATCTATCCTTCCCGGGTCGCCCTCGTCGCGGCGAGGGAGGAAGTCACCTACCGGGAACTGCGCGACCGGGTCGGAGGCTACGCCGCCGTGCTCCGTTCGGGGGGGATCGGCAAGGGGGACCGGGTCGCGATCCTCGCGCAGAACTCCGTCCTCTACCTGGAGGCCCTGTTCGCGGTGACCCGGGCGGGCGCCGCCCTCGTTCCGATGAACCATCTGCTGATCGGACGGGAGCTGATCGGCATCCTCAAGGACGCGGATGTGAAGGCGCTCCTGTTCACGGAGGAGTTCCGCGGCCGGGTCGGGGAGATCCGCCCTTCCCTGCCGGGGATCGGCTGCTTCGTGCGCATCGACGATCCGAACCTGCCGAGGACGGGCGGAGACAAGCCGCCGGACCCGTCTCCGCCCGTCCTCGAAACCGACATCGCGCTGGTGATCTACGACGGCGGGGTATCGAGCCGTCCGCGGGGGGCCATGCTCTCCCACCGGAACCTCCTGGCCGCCTCCGCCTCCTCGGCGCTCGAGCTGTCCCTGTCCCGGAACGACGTCTTCCTTTCGTGCGCCTACCTCCCCTTCCTCGGCGGGACGGGGCGGCTCCTGCGATTCCTCTACGTGGGGGCGACAATCGTCCTGCAGCCCGAGTTCGACCCGGAGGAGGCGCTGCGCGCGATCGAACGCCGGTCCGTCACCCGGGTGCTCCTCACGCCGACGATGATGGCGCAGATCCTCGCCTTCCCCTCCGCGGGGAAGTTCAACCTGTCCACCCTGAGGACCGTGCTGTACGGCGGCGCGGTGATCCCACTGGACCTGCTCAAGCGCGCCATCCGGTTCTTCCGGTGCGGCCTCGTCCAGTCCCACGGCCAGGTGGAGTCCGCCGGCTTCCTGACGGTTCTGCACGAGGAGGATCACACGCTGGACGAGAGCGTCCCCTACATGCGGAAGCTCATGTCCGTCGGAAAGGAGACGATCGGCGTCGAGGTCCGGGTGGTCGACGGGAACGGCCTGGAGATCGCCCCGAACGAGGTAGGCGAGATCGTCGCCCGCGGACCGAACATTTTTGCGGGGTACAGGAACGATCCGGACCTCACCGCGAAGGTCCTCCGGGACGGCTGGCTCCGGACGGGGGACGTGGCCTCCATCGACGAGGAGGGGTACATCTATATCGTCGACCGGAAACGGGACACGCTGACGGTCGAGGGGATCTCGATCTCCCCGCGGGAGATCGAGGACATCCTTTGCGAGCACCCCGCCGTGAAGGAGGCCGCCGTGGTGCCGCAGCCCGACTACACGATGGGGGAAGTGCCCGTCGCCGTGGTCGTTCTGCGGGAGGGGGCTTCGGTGGACCCGGAGGAGATCCTCCGCCACTGCCGGAGGAACATGGCCCCCTTCAAGGTGCCGCGCAAGATCGAGTTCGTGCAGGCCCTCCCGCGGAACGCCCAGGGGAAAGTCCTCAAGGCGCGGCTTCGCGACCAGGCCTCCCGACACCCCCGATGA
- a CDS encoding DUF255 domain-containing protein produces the protein MAEAAGIRWNEWDPGALARAGTEGKLIFLDIGATWCHWCHVLDRTSLADPRVVKLLNEDFIPIRVDTDRRPDINDRYNQGGWPTTAVLLPDGRLLTGATYLPPDALAGLLEKCRDFYLRDRERVDAYLQNAGDPATGGPAERDEAPAAPRPEDLPLVKHAVLAQYDPAHPGFFREPKFPVTEILAFLRDAWIAEGNHEAGDTLLAVLRRMGGSGLLDRVEGGFFRYATRRDWTVPHYEKMLSDNAELLSLYASAYELTAEESFASSVRDILRFLLTKLYDPATGAFFGSQDADEEYYPLPEEERALRVAPSVDRTIFSEYNAKAVSGLVAAHRAFGAPASEGEDSLLARAERLGRFLRERMTSLDAGVARYLAPPGDEEKVPHRLLADHAAVATAYLDLHDATGTGEYLRWAEEALSDAIASLYRPEAAGFIDRLPAAGDFGDLSQPLYPFAPNAHTASALLRGARAKGREDLFAIGVRTLCGLSAEFDRRGAFAAPYGSALLVFLKGSPGNACLPGDPACG, from the coding sequence ATGGCGGAAGCGGCAGGCATCCGTTGGAACGAGTGGGATCCGGGGGCGCTGGCGCGGGCGGGGACCGAAGGAAAGCTGATCTTCCTCGACATCGGCGCCACGTGGTGCCACTGGTGCCACGTGCTGGACCGGACCTCCCTCGCCGACCCGCGGGTGGTGAAGTTGCTGAACGAGGATTTCATTCCCATCCGCGTCGATACGGACAGGCGACCGGACATCAACGACCGGTACAATCAGGGGGGGTGGCCCACCACCGCGGTGCTCCTGCCGGATGGCCGGCTCCTGACGGGCGCGACGTACCTTCCCCCCGATGCGCTGGCCGGTCTGCTCGAGAAGTGCCGGGATTTCTACCTGCGCGACCGGGAGCGGGTTGACGCCTACCTTCAAAACGCGGGGGATCCCGCGACCGGCGGACCGGCGGAGCGGGACGAGGCTCCGGCAGCGCCGCGGCCGGAAGACCTCCCGCTCGTCAAGCACGCCGTTCTCGCGCAGTACGACCCGGCGCACCCGGGGTTCTTCCGGGAGCCGAAGTTCCCCGTCACGGAGATCCTCGCTTTCCTCAGGGACGCGTGGATCGCCGAGGGAAACCATGAGGCGGGGGATACATTGCTGGCGGTACTGCGGAGGATGGGGGGATCCGGATTGCTCGACCGGGTGGAAGGAGGATTTTTCCGGTACGCCACCCGCAGGGACTGGACCGTCCCCCACTACGAGAAGATGCTGTCCGACAACGCGGAACTGCTTTCCCTGTATGCCTCCGCGTACGAACTGACCGCGGAGGAATCGTTCGCCTCCTCCGTCCGCGACATCCTCCGGTTCCTTCTTACGAAGCTGTATGATCCCGCCACCGGCGCCTTTTTCGGAAGCCAGGACGCGGACGAGGAGTATTACCCCCTGCCGGAGGAGGAGCGGGCGCTCCGGGTGGCGCCGTCGGTCGACCGGACGATCTTCTCCGAGTACAACGCGAAGGCGGTCTCCGGCCTCGTGGCCGCGCACCGGGCGTTCGGCGCCCCGGCCTCCGAAGGGGAGGACTCCCTGCTGGCCAGGGCGGAACGGCTCGGCCGCTTTCTCCGGGAGCGGATGACCTCCCTTGACGCGGGAGTGGCGCGATACCTCGCGCCTCCCGGAGACGAGGAGAAGGTTCCCCATCGATTACTCGCCGACCACGCGGCCGTGGCCACCGCGTATCTCGACCTTCACGACGCGACCGGAACGGGAGAATACCTGCGGTGGGCGGAGGAGGCCCTCTCCGATGCCATCGCATCCCTTTACCGGCCGGAAGCGGCCGGATTCATCGACCGCCTCCCCGCCGCGGGGGATTTCGGAGACCTGTCGCAGCCGCTGTACCCGTTCGCCCCCAACGCCCACACCGCGTCCGCCCTGCTGCGCGGCGCACGGGCGAAGGGGAGGGAGGATCTGTTCGCGATCGGGGTGAGGACGCTGTGCGGCTTGTCGGCGGAGTTCGACCGGCGCGGCGCCTTCGCCGCGCCGTACGGCAGCGCGTTGCTCGTCTTCCTCAAGGGGAGCCCCGGGAATGCGTGTCTCCCCGGCGACCCGGCCTGCGGTTAA
- a CDS encoding phosphomannomutase/phosphoglucomutase codes for MPPINPQIFREYDVRGLVGRDLHRDSVVLIGKGYATLAASDGVRTVALGRDGRLSSPGFRDAIAEGLLSTGLTVIDVGVCPTPLLYFAIHHFGADGGVMVTGSHNPPEFNGFKLCAGTGTLYGERIQELRRVIERGVFPEGKGEIVSREIISAYGKFVAGNLSIPRRLKVVVDAGNGTAGTVAPALFREMGMEVTELFCEPDGRFPNHFPDPTVPENLRFLVEKVKEIGADVGVGYDGDADRIGAVDEKGNVIYGDYLLVLFAREILSRKPGAAIISEVKSSQNLYDDIARRGGRPVMWKAGHSLIKAKMKEENAELGGEMSGHVFFRDRYLGFDDAIYASARLFEILAKEARPLSALLSDLPPVVSTPEIRVDCPDEIKFRVVEGVARIVAPQAREVIDVDGIRALFDGGWGLVRASNTQPVLVLRFEGRDEEAVRRIRGVMEEAVKRAREAARE; via the coding sequence ATGCCGCCGATCAATCCGCAGATATTCCGCGAGTACGACGTCCGCGGCCTGGTGGGGAGGGATCTTCACCGGGACTCGGTCGTCCTGATCGGGAAGGGGTACGCCACGCTCGCGGCCTCGGATGGCGTCCGGACGGTGGCGCTCGGGCGCGACGGCCGCCTTTCCTCCCCCGGGTTCCGGGACGCGATCGCGGAGGGGCTCCTCTCCACCGGGCTAACGGTGATCGACGTGGGGGTCTGCCCGACCCCCCTCCTGTACTTCGCCATCCACCATTTCGGCGCCGACGGCGGCGTCATGGTCACGGGGAGCCACAATCCCCCGGAGTTCAACGGCTTCAAACTGTGCGCCGGGACCGGGACGCTGTACGGGGAGCGGATCCAGGAGCTTAGGCGCGTCATCGAGCGGGGGGTGTTTCCGGAAGGGAAGGGGGAAATCGTCTCCCGGGAGATCATTTCCGCGTACGGGAAATTCGTCGCGGGAAACCTTTCGATCCCGCGGAGACTCAAGGTGGTCGTGGACGCGGGAAACGGAACGGCCGGAACGGTGGCCCCGGCCCTGTTCCGGGAGATGGGGATGGAGGTCACCGAGCTGTTCTGCGAACCGGACGGCCGGTTCCCCAACCATTTCCCGGACCCCACGGTCCCGGAGAACCTCCGGTTCCTCGTGGAAAAAGTGAAGGAGATCGGGGCGGACGTCGGGGTCGGGTACGACGGCGACGCCGACCGGATCGGGGCGGTCGACGAAAAGGGGAACGTGATCTACGGGGATTACCTGCTGGTCCTGTTCGCGCGGGAGATCCTGTCCCGCAAGCCGGGGGCGGCGATCATCTCCGAGGTGAAATCGTCGCAGAACCTTTACGACGACATCGCGCGGCGCGGCGGACGCCCGGTGATGTGGAAGGCGGGGCACTCCCTGATCAAGGCGAAGATGAAGGAGGAAAACGCCGAACTGGGGGGGGAGATGAGCGGGCACGTCTTCTTCCGGGACCGCTACCTGGGGTTCGACGACGCCATCTACGCATCGGCGCGGCTGTTCGAGATCCTCGCGAAGGAAGCGCGGCCGTTGAGCGCGCTGCTGTCGGACCTGCCCCCCGTGGTGTCCACGCCGGAGATCCGCGTCGATTGCCCGGACGAGATCAAGTTCCGGGTGGTGGAAGGCGTGGCGCGGATCGTGGCCCCCCAGGCGAGGGAGGTGATCGACGTCGACGGGATTCGGGCCCTCTTCGACGGCGGGTGGGGGCTGGTCCGGGCCTCCAATACCCAGCCGGTGCTCGTGCTGCGGTTCGAAGGACGGGACGAGGAGGCCGTGCGCCGTATCCGCGGCGTGATGGAGGAAGCCGTGAAGCGCGCCCGCGAGGCGGCCCGCGAGTGA
- a CDS encoding NAD-dependent malic enzyme has protein sequence MATTLAPSESYSITMRLEIQNRVGMLGKVTTAIGAAGGDIGAVDLSGHGKGTVIRDVTARARGIDHAQEIINTVKTIPGVKVVNVSDRTFLMHLGGKIEVHNKIPVKTRNDLSMAYTPGVARVCMAISKDVKKSFSLTIRRNAVAVVSDGTAVLGLGDIGPEAAMPVMEGKAMLFKEFAGIDAWPICLNTKDPEEIIRIVKALEPTFGGINLEDISAPRCFEIEERLKAEMGIPVFHDDQHGTAVVVLASLLNALKIVKKRIEDMKIVVAGVGASGVACSKIIMNAGARNIIGVDRIGAIYNGRKQGMNFMKNWYAEHTNPFNERGKLSDVISGADLFLGLAGPGLVTVDDLKKMAKDPIVFAMANPDPEIMPEEAAPYVRIMATGRSDYPNQINNVLCFPGIFRGSLDSRATCINEEMKLAAAYAIASCVGKEELSEDYIIPSVFNRKVSPIVAKEVSRAAHRTKVARRTSKTYMEIHLD, from the coding sequence ATGGCTACGACGCTTGCCCCAAGCGAAAGCTACAGCATCACGATGCGGTTGGAGATCCAGAACAGGGTCGGCATGCTCGGCAAGGTGACCACGGCGATCGGCGCTGCGGGCGGCGACATCGGGGCGGTCGACCTGTCGGGTCACGGGAAGGGAACGGTCATCCGGGACGTCACCGCGCGGGCCCGCGGGATCGACCACGCGCAGGAGATCATCAATACCGTGAAGACGATCCCCGGGGTCAAGGTCGTGAACGTCTCCGACCGGACCTTCCTGATGCACCTGGGGGGAAAGATCGAGGTCCACAACAAGATCCCGGTGAAGACCCGGAACGACCTGTCCATGGCGTACACCCCGGGCGTCGCGCGCGTGTGCATGGCGATCTCGAAGGACGTGAAGAAGTCGTTCTCCCTGACAATCCGCCGCAACGCCGTCGCCGTCGTCTCCGACGGCACGGCGGTTCTGGGGCTCGGCGACATCGGCCCCGAGGCGGCGATGCCGGTCATGGAAGGGAAGGCGATGCTGTTCAAGGAGTTCGCCGGGATCGACGCCTGGCCGATCTGCCTCAACACGAAGGATCCCGAGGAGATCATCCGGATCGTCAAGGCCCTGGAGCCGACCTTCGGCGGGATCAACCTCGAGGATATCTCCGCGCCGCGCTGCTTCGAGATCGAGGAGCGCCTGAAGGCCGAGATGGGGATCCCGGTCTTCCACGACGACCAGCACGGGACGGCGGTGGTCGTGCTGGCCTCGCTGCTGAACGCGCTGAAGATCGTCAAGAAGCGGATCGAGGACATGAAGATCGTGGTCGCGGGCGTGGGCGCCTCCGGCGTGGCGTGCAGCAAGATCATCATGAACGCCGGGGCGCGCAACATCATCGGCGTGGACCGGATCGGGGCGATCTACAACGGGCGCAAGCAGGGCATGAATTTCATGAAGAACTGGTACGCCGAGCACACGAACCCGTTCAACGAGAGGGGGAAGCTCTCCGACGTCATCTCGGGCGCGGACCTGTTCCTGGGGCTCGCGGGCCCCGGCCTCGTCACGGTGGACGACCTGAAGAAGATGGCGAAGGACCCGATCGTCTTCGCGATGGCGAACCCCGATCCGGAGATCATGCCCGAGGAGGCGGCGCCCTACGTTCGGATCATGGCGACGGGGCGCTCCGACTACCCGAACCAGATCAACAACGTTCTCTGCTTCCCCGGGATCTTCCGCGGATCGCTGGACTCCCGGGCCACGTGCATCAACGAGGAGATGAAGCTCGCCGCGGCGTACGCGATCGCCTCGTGCGTCGGCAAGGAGGAGCTTTCCGAGGATTACATCATCCCGTCGGTCTTCAACCGGAAGGTCTCCCCGATCGTCGCCAAGGAGGTCTCCCGCGCCGCGCACCGGACGAAGGTCGCCCGCCGCACCTCGAAGACCTACATGGAAATCCACCTCGATTAA
- a CDS encoding undecaprenyl-diphosphate phosphatase has protein sequence MTASPVTFLQSILLGLIQGATEFLPVSSSGHLLLAQRLFGIRGPELAFDLLLHLGTLAAVLFFLRAEIGSIVSSLVRRNSWAAPSEWGRRDLWLAIVASIPTGIIGIGFHKTVETDLTFGGVGARYLVLTTMLLLTNLRFRHKAEPDRIEWWEAAAIGFIQGLAVFPGLSRSGSTIILALLLGIAPRRAAKFSFLISVPAILGGAVFTLMKGVSHLPGVGTSVAGFLVALVVGYVALLVVERLVVKGHFQRFAPYTACLAALSFYLHYHG, from the coding sequence GTGACGGCCTCCCCCGTGACCTTCCTCCAATCGATCCTCCTCGGGCTGATCCAGGGCGCAACCGAGTTCCTCCCGGTGAGCAGCTCGGGGCACCTGCTCCTCGCCCAGCGTCTCTTCGGGATCCGCGGGCCCGAACTGGCGTTCGACCTGCTGCTCCACCTCGGGACGCTGGCCGCCGTTCTCTTCTTCCTCCGCGCCGAGATCGGATCGATCGTGTCGTCCCTGGTTCGCCGGAATTCATGGGCGGCGCCGTCGGAGTGGGGCCGGCGCGATCTCTGGCTGGCCATCGTCGCCTCGATCCCCACCGGCATCATCGGGATCGGCTTCCACAAGACCGTCGAGACGGATCTCACGTTCGGGGGCGTCGGGGCGCGCTACCTCGTTCTGACCACGATGCTCCTCCTGACGAACCTGCGGTTCCGGCACAAGGCGGAACCCGACCGGATCGAATGGTGGGAAGCGGCGGCGATCGGCTTCATCCAGGGACTGGCGGTCTTCCCGGGGCTGTCCCGTTCCGGCTCCACGATCATCCTGGCCCTCCTGCTGGGGATCGCCCCGCGCCGCGCCGCGAAATTCTCCTTCCTCATCTCCGTTCCCGCGATCCTCGGGGGTGCGGTGTTCACCCTGATGAAGGGGGTCTCTCACCTGCCGGGCGTCGGCACTTCCGTCGCGGGATTTCTCGTCGCCCTCGTCGTCGGGTACGTCGCTCTCCTGGTCGTCGAGCGCCTCGTCGTGAAGGGGCACTTCCAGCGCTTCGCCCCGTACACCGCCTGCCTCGCGGCCCTCAGCTTCTACCTCCATTACCACGGTTGA
- a CDS encoding NDP-sugar synthase, which produces MKAMILAAGLGTRLRPLSLEIPKPVIPVLGEPLCGHAMAFLGDHGAESFLLNLHHDPETVRGKVTAWAAGRFPVAFTREPEILGTGGGIGNAREHLRGGTFVTANSDAVARFPLGDALARHRTGGALATLVLLPDRWRRYTAVHVRDDGRIAGFGNAAPAGAFEGFYTGYLIAEPELLERIPRGRPSCIVRDTLAPLIAAGAPICAFMTEGVFLDFGTPEDYLRGTLALLAEREGGKGPRSFAHPRASIGKGATVGPDAVVEEGASVGAGATVRRAILWPGAVVPPGAIVENGILTPRGFVPV; this is translated from the coding sequence ATGAAGGCGATGATCCTCGCCGCGGGGCTTGGGACGCGCCTGCGCCCCCTCTCCCTCGAGATCCCGAAACCGGTCATCCCCGTGCTGGGGGAACCGCTGTGCGGCCACGCGATGGCGTTCCTCGGCGATCACGGCGCGGAGTCCTTCCTTCTCAACCTCCACCACGATCCGGAAACGGTCCGCGGGAAGGTGACCGCCTGGGCGGCGGGCCGGTTCCCGGTGGCGTTCACGCGCGAACCGGAGATCCTCGGGACCGGAGGCGGAATCGGAAACGCGAGGGAGCACTTGCGCGGCGGGACGTTCGTGACCGCCAATTCCGACGCGGTCGCGCGGTTCCCGCTCGGGGATGCCCTCGCACGCCATCGTACGGGCGGAGCGCTGGCCACCCTCGTCCTCCTCCCGGATCGATGGAGGCGGTACACCGCCGTGCACGTGCGCGACGACGGCAGGATTGCGGGGTTCGGGAACGCCGCCCCCGCCGGGGCGTTCGAGGGTTTCTACACCGGATACCTGATCGCGGAGCCGGAGCTGCTCGAACGGATCCCGCGCGGCCGGCCGTCCTGCATCGTCCGGGACACACTGGCCCCGCTGATCGCCGCGGGGGCGCCGATCTGCGCCTTCATGACGGAGGGGGTTTTCCTGGACTTCGGGACGCCGGAAGATTACCTGCGCGGAACGCTCGCCCTCCTCGCGGAGCGCGAAGGCGGCAAGGGGCCGCGCTCCTTCGCGCACCCGCGGGCATCGATCGGGAAAGGCGCTACCGTCGGACCCGACGCGGTCGTCGAGGAAGGCGCATCCGTGGGGGCCGGCGCCACCGTCCGGCGCGCGATCCTCTGGCCGGGCGCCGTCGTGCCCCCCGGGGCGATCGTCGAGAACGGGATCCTCACGCCGCGCGGGTTCGTCCCGGTTTAA